In the genome of Raphanus sativus cultivar WK10039 chromosome 4, ASM80110v3, whole genome shotgun sequence, one region contains:
- the LOC108854294 gene encoding uncharacterized protein LOC108854294 gives MRSKSFAVRSRPHRASRNSLDPYPSSPASLPGEANERFASGVSTTAHCDSGEAADVEIVPDSFDERDVPSKKRHCLSETTRGGRLKLEACIVCDVSDEWVSRCSGNDCFIWFHGKCLNPELSSSEDLAETYCPYCWLRVLMIKHESVREKKAVGAENEETKSRDRSVDRSHVVRDQELRGENGVCSSEKEQLQVEKDSDRLREEEMPLTEEIDGQPQEDIEKFQNAEEDKVDGKTTSDQTTGARGQGDVSGKEQDQIQQNERPRRRRQLILSDSEISSDESTKERNGENVASPSGPMKNQQRKHSSTTNVVKSRTVRDTTYINRDQRKRLFWTPEEEEMLKVGVKKFSAEAKKNMPWRKILEMGEKVFHETRTPADLKDKWRNMMGGRGKKTN, from the exons atgAGATCCAAGTCGTTTGCCGTTAGGTCTCGGCCGCATAGAGCTTCGCGCAATTCTCTCGATCCCTATCCATCATCCCCCGCTTCTCTTCCG GGTGAAGCTAACGAAAGATTTGCCTCTGGAGTGAGCACCACCGCGCACTGTGATAGTGGTGAAGCTGCCGATGTTGAGATAGTTCCAGACAGTTTTGATGAAAGAGATGTGCCATCCAAGAAGCGTCATTGTCTAAGTGAGACCACTAGAGGAGGAAGATTGAAGTTGGAAGCTTGTATTGTATGTGACGTTTCAGACGAGTGGGTATCTCGTTGTTCTGGGAATGACTGTTTTATTTGGTTTCACGGGAAGTGTTTGAATCCAGAGTTGAGTAGTAGTGAGGATCTTGCGGAGACCTACTGCCCTTATTGCTGGTTGAGAGTTCTAATGATCAAACACGAATCAGTGAGGGAGAAGAAGGCTGTTGGGGCGGAAAATGAAGAGACGAAAAGCAGAGATCGTTCAGTGGATAGAAGCCACGTTGTGAGGGATCAAGAGTTACGAGGAGAGAATGGTGTTTGTTCTTCTGAAAAGGAACAGTTGCAAGTGGAGAAAGATTCTGATCGGTTAAGAGAAGAGGAGATGCCATTGACTGAAGAAATTGATGGTCAACCCCAAGAGGATATAGAAAAGTTTCAAAATGCTGAGGAAGACAAGGTGGATGGAAAAACAACAAGTGATCAAACTACAGGTGCAAGGGGACAGGGAGATGTTTCGGGAAAAGAGCAAGACCAGATCCAACAGAATGAgagaccaagaagaagaagacagttAATATTGAGTGATAGTGAAATCTCATCGGATGAATCAACAAAAGAACGAAATGGAGAAAATGTAGCCTCCCCGTCAGGGCCGATGAAGAACCAACAGAGAAAACATAGCTCAACCACTAACGTGGTCAAGTCAAGGACAGTGAG GGACACTACGTATATCAACAGGGATCAGAGAAAGAGGTTATTTTGGACaccggaagaagaagaaatgctCAAG GTGGGAGTGAAGAAGTTTTCAGCAGAAGCAAAGAAGAACATGCCATGGAGGAAAATTCTGGAAATGGGAGAGAAGGTGTTCCATGAAACACGTACTCCTGCTGATCTCAAGGACAAATGGAGAAACATGATGGGCGGGAGGGGGAAAAAGACAAACTAG
- the LOC108832201 gene encoding receptor-like protein 33 — MRRREERSGLIYIGNRGYYHDSMVLTSKGVDTKLERIFKLLTAIDLSGNKLRGKIPESIGLLKDLIVLNLSSNGFAGNIPSSLANQTQLESLDLSHNKLTGEIPPSLGDLTSLSYIKLSQNQLHGLIPQRAQFQTQSASAFEGNLGLCGLPLSESCGAQSQEPEPEEEEEEGGVLSWAAAAIAFAPGLILGLTTGYIVATQKSHWFMRYLA, encoded by the coding sequence ATGAGGAGACGTGAAGAACGGTCGGGGTTGATATACATTGGAAATAGAGGTTATTACCATGATTCGATGGTCTTGACGAGTAAAGGAGTAGATACAAAGCTGGAACGGATATTCAAACTCTTAACAGCCATTGACTTGTCAGGAAATAAACTCAGAGGAAAGATCCCCGAATCCATTGGTCTACTCAAGGATCTTATTGTGCTAAATCTTTCGAGCAATGGTTTCGCTGGAAACATACCTTCATCTTTGGCGAATCAGACTCAGCTCGAGTCACTAGACTTATCACACAACAAGCTTACAGGCGAGATTCCACCTTCTCTCGGGGATCTCACTAGTCTGTCTTACATCAAGCTTTCCCAGAACCAGCTCCACGGTCTGATACCGCAACGAGCACAGTTTCAGACTCAGTCTGCTTCGGCTTTTGAAGGAAACCTAGGACTCTGTGGTCTTCCGCTAAGTGAAAGTTGTGGTGCGCAATCACAAGAGCCAGAaccagaggaagaagaagaggaaggaggAGTATTGAGCTGGGCTGCAGCTGCCATAGCCTTTGCACCTGGACTCATCCTTGGATTGACAACTGGGTACATCGTGGCTACACAAAAGTCTCACTGGTTCATGAGATATCTAGCTTGA
- the LOC108832204 gene encoding formin-like protein 9, whose product MQTFCCFSLFFILLLLSCAPSPLSYASSALNLGRRHLSDNDDAGTLLTPASPISPPFFPLESSAPPLPPPPPPPTFAAFPTFPANISALVLPRSPKPHSTSPALLVPAISAVLVVATLIGVGLFLYGRWRGQNRHFKDTTSTTRGSGSSSHRSHGYDEEEETRHVITNNFSVSASSPTSEVLYLGGDEPDRVITSFVKPPESPEIRPLPPLPRSFQPSYEADLHSERNEDQDEEEEEEFFSPLASLSCSPNSSPSRSGFEQSSCASSTSGWVSPARSFTMTLSPVQQQRSFSRLSDVSSDRNLHSPSPERLRVRNNNGHVSSSSLRMFSFFNQNLSFPRISSASTSPERGGFVRTPLSSLYSSVSNSPDGLFRKFINSSPPVWNDFSRNVKSVLLSSESVSSRRDFVINIGGQAAAAAVTAPPTRPPPLVPPSQSFVVQNDVKKPSFSDKLGPGSCQNTAWDCLKTSSFKLNKEIVETLFISNSSSPNINQRGLTYDLPTQSEVFYHNIATRLQLLNLTTKDVCNALLEGDSDALGAELLDCLSRLAPSKEEERKLRSCSDDDSAIIKLGPAERFLKELLHVPFVFKRVDALLCVANFNSEIEYLRRSFSVVQAACEEIRNNKMFSRLLEAILKTGNKMSVGTNSHAFKFDTLLKLAEVKGLDGRSTVLHFVVQEMIKSEGSVKVLDRIRNLSSEMDTVKKSADVEYGVLRSGVLKLCQGIKNIKELLMLSEESGSCGEQWLKFEAKMARFLETAAGEILTIKAQEGSTLSALEEVTELFHGGSVKEEGHTLRVFMAVRDFLTTLDEVCNEMGDRFSS is encoded by the exons ATGCAGACCTTTTGTTGTTTCTCcctcttcttcatcctcctcctGCTATCATGCGCACCTTCCCCTCTATCCTACGCCTCCTCCGCCCTCAATCTCGGCCGTCGTCACCTCTCCGACAACGACGACGCAGGAACTCTACTCACTCCTGCTTCACCCATAAGTCCCCCTTTCTTCCCTCTCGAGTCCTCagctcctcctcttcctcctccgccgcctccGCCCACCTTCGCCGCCTTCCCGACTTTTCCCGCCAACATCTCCGCCTTAGTACTCCCCCGCTCTCCCAAACCGCATTCCACTTCCCCTGCTCTTCTCGTCCCCGCTATCTCCGCCGTCCTCGTTGTCGCAACACTTATCGGCGTAGGTTTGTTCCTCTACGGCCGGTGGAGAGGGCAGAACCGTCATTTCAAAGACACTACTAGTACCACTCGTGGTAGCGGTAGTAGTAGTCATAGGAGCCATGGgtatgatgaagaagaagaaacgagACACGTCATCACCAACAACTTCTCTGTTTCCGCGTCTTCTCCAACCTCTGAGGTTCTATACCTCGGAGGAGATGAACCCGACCGTGTTATAACCAGTTTCGTCAAGCCTCCCGAGTCTCCCGAGATACGCCCTCTCCCACCCTTGCCTCGTAGCTTCCAGCCTAGCTACGAAGCTGATCTTCACTCTGAGAGAAACGAAGAccaagacgaagaagaagaagaagagttctTCTCACCTCTTGCTTCTTTGTCTTGCTCCCCGAACTCAAGTCCATCTCGCTCCGGGTTCGAGCAAAGCTCCTGCGCCTCCTCCACCTCCGGCTGGGTTTCTCCGGCAAGGTCGTTCACCATGACTCTGTCTCCAGTCCAACAGCAGCGCTCGTTCAGTAGACTCTCAGACGTCTCTTCCGATCGTAACCTTCATTCTCCTTCCCCGGAGAGGCTAAGAGTGAGGAACAACAACGGACACGTGTCGTCTTCTTCTCTGAGAATGTTCAGCTTCTTTAATCAGAACCTGAGCTTCCCTCGGATCTCCTCTGCTTCCACCTCCCCTGAGAGAGGAGGTTTCGTGCGGACGCCTCTCTCGTCTCTCTACTCGTCTGTTTCGAACTCCCCCGACGGGTTGTTCCGGAAGTTTATAAACAGCTCGCCGCCGGTTTGGAACGACTTTAGCCGGAATGTGAAGTCCGTGTTGCTCTCCTCTGAGTCGGTTTCGTCGAGAAGGGACTTTGTTATCAACATCGGTGGccaagcagcagcagcagcagtaaCAGCTCCTCCGACCAGACCGCCTCCTCTTGTCCCACCTTCACAGTCTTTTGTGGTTCAGAATGATGTTAAAAAACCATCCTTTTCGGACAAACTCGGACCAGGTTCTTGTCAGAACACCGCTTGGGATTGTCTTAAAACGAGCTCATTCAA ATTGAACAAAGAGATTGTAGAGACTCTGTTCATCTCAAACTCGTCAAGTCCAAACATAAACCAGAGAGGACTGACCTATGATCTTCCCACTCAAAGCGAAGTTTTCTACCACAACATTGCTACTCGCCTTCAACTTCTTAACTTGACCACGAAGGATGTTTGTAACGCTCTTCTTGAAG GTGACTCTGATGCACTTGGAGCTGAGCTTCTTGACTGTCTATCGAGACTGGCACCTagtaaagaagaagagaggaagtTGAGGAGCTGTAGTGATGATGATTCAGCGATTATCAAGCTTGGTCCAGCTGAGAGATTTCTTAAGGAATTGCTTCATGTGCCGTTCGTGTTCAAACGGGTTGATGCTTTGCTCTGTGTAGCTAACTTCAACTCCGAGATTGAATACCTCAGACGATCTTTCAGTGTTGTGCAg GCTGCTTGTGAAGAAATAAGGAACAATAAAATGTTCTCTAGACTTCTGGAAGCGATACTCAAGACAGGAAACAAGATGAGTGTTGGAACAAACTCTCATGCTTTTAAATTCGACACGCTCCTCAAGCTCGCTGAGGTCAAGGGACTAGATGGGAGAAGCACCGTCTTGCATTTCGTTGTTCAGGAGATGATAAAATCAGAAGGCTCTGTGAAAGTTTTGGACCGCATTAGAAACCTGAGCTCAGAGATGGACACGGTGAAGAAGTCGGCTGACGTTGAGTATGGTGTTCTAAGAAGCGGTGTGTTGAAGCTTTGTCAAGGAATCAAGAACATCAAGGAGCTTCTGATGCTGAGCGAAGAGAGTGGATCTTGTGGAGAGCAGTGGCTGAAGTTCGAGGCTAAGATGGCTCGGTTCTTGGAAACTGCTGCAGGGGAGATTCTGACGATCAAAGCACAAGAGGGCTCAACGCTGTCTGcattggaagaggtcacagaGCTATTCCATGGAGGTTCTGTCAAAGAAGAAGGTCACACACTGAGAGTTTTCATGGCTGTGAGAGACTTCCTGACAACTCTTGACGAAGTATGTAACGAAATGGGAGATAGATTCTCATCTTAA
- the LOC108854295 gene encoding 60S ribosomal protein L5-2-like: MVLVKPQKKQAYFKRYQVKFRRRREGKTDYRARIRLINQDKNKYNTPKYRYVVRFTNKDITAQIVSATITGDTVLASVYAHELPRYGLKAGLTNYAAAYCTGLLLARRVLQMLEMDAEYEGNAEATGEDYSVEPTDTRRPFRALLDVGLVMTTTGNRVFGALKGALDGGLDIPHSDKRFAGFNKEGKNLDSEIHRKYIYGGHVADYMKLLMEDEPEKYQSHFSNFLKKDLAPENMEEMYKNVHASIRADPSFKTSDKEAPKEHKRYNPKKLTYDERKASLIQRVKALNSAIGGDDDKEEEDDE, encoded by the exons ATG GTGTTGGTGAAACCCCAGAAGAAGCAGGCTTACTTCAAGAGGTACCAAGTCAAGTTTAGGAGAAGGCGTG AGGGAAAGACTGATTACCGTGCAAGGATCCGTCTTATCAACCAGGACAAGAATAAGTATAACACACCCAAGTATCGCTATGTCGTCAGATTT ACCAACAAGGACATCACTGCTCAAATAGTGTCTGCCACTATCACCGGTGATACTGTTCTTGCATCTGTCTATGCGCATGAGCTTCCTCGCTATGGCCTTAAAGCTGGTCTTACAAACTATGCTGCTG CTTATTGTACTGGTCTCCTTCTGGCTCGCCGTGTCCTTCAGATGCTTGAAATGGATGCTGAGTACGAGGGTAACGCTGAG GCCACAGGAGAAGACTACTCTGTTGAGCCGACTGACACCAGGAGGCCATTCCGTGCTCTTCTCGATGTTGGACTTGTTATGACCACAACTGGAAACCGTGTGTTTGGTGCCCTCAAG GGTGCTTTGGATGGTGGACTTGACATCCCACACAGTGACAAGCGGTTTGCTGGGTTCAACAAGGAAGGAAAGAACCTCGATTCTGAAATTCACCGGAAATACATATATGGTGGTCACGTTGCGGATTACATGAAG CTGTTGATGGAGGATGAGCCAGAGAAATACCAGAGTCATTTCAGCAACTTCTTGAAGAAGGATCTTGCACCCGAAAACATGGAAGAGATGTATAAGAATGTACACGCATCAATTAGAGCTGATCCATCATTCAAGACATCTGACAAAGAGGCTCCTAAGGAGCACAAGAG GTACAACCCGAAGAAACTGACTTATGATGAGAGGAAGGCTAGTCTGATCCAACGAGTGAAGGCTTTGAACTCTGCTATTGGCGGGGATGACGataaggaggaggaagatgacgAGTAA
- the LOC108848418 gene encoding uncharacterized protein LOC108848418, with the protein MVNLFLSEPTKWDADAHNNSTKTDVILPLLNKLSSHIQSLVTRGARSEAKLWLCSALSTLSISPRRQINLFMKLLRSKPRKKQLVSQLLQLMFQKRPKKLGSVLAKRSYLLEKFFQGDPKRILEWFSEFASDGGSDHKRGAKALAQFAFANRDICWEELEWRGKHGQSPAVVATKPHYLLDLDVQRTVENFLDNVPDFWSSSEFAESIRDGQILFLDTKFFLDLFTRFMYEEDMNDVWDAVEEFIAEESFSSLTQHLLIALEERDLCRFLELLGSCFVDSRVVSWDVGDSSSWLGAVVSRYGDDAESIDELLLLNSVINQGRQLVRLVRDESVDGEGEVLKETIADVYRGLDNGSGFFSLILRELSKMKHTEVIRLLGMLSWTVQFRLSEECQSLDSWESLFRENGIEFRRSSDHSLLSGNGFSEESESESDGRSRVFKKRRKKGKKKKRDKKKKRAIDEEEDEDDVLVGDELLGLNQISRSWLLSTDGFSATWTSVDLPEHIARYCLSRWMKWFLARQKKK; encoded by the exons ATGGTGAACTTGTTCTTGTCTGAACCCACCAAGTGGGACGCTGATGCTCACAACAATAGCACCAAAACCGATGTGATTTTGCCTCTTCTGAATAAACTGAGCTCTCACATCCAATCATTAGTCACTCGTGGAGCTCGATCAGAAGCCAAACTCTGGCTTTGCAGCGCCCTCTCAACCCTCTCCATCTCCCCTAGAAGACAAATCAATCTTTTCATGAAGTTGCTTAGATCAAAACCAAGAAAGAAACAGCTCGTCTCTCAGCTCCTTCAACTGATGTTTCAAAAAAGACCTAAGAAGCTTGGCTCCGTGCTAGCTAAAAGAAGTTATCTACTAGAGAAGTTCTTTCaag GGGATCCAAAGCGTATACTAGAGTGGTTCTCTGAGTTTGCTTCTGATGGTGGCTCTGATCACAAACGAGGAGCAAAAGCCTTGGCGCAGTTCGCATTTGCAAACCGAGATATCTGCTGGGAAGAGCTCGAGTGGAGAGGCAAACACGGGCAGTCTCCCGCTGTTGTTGCTACCAAGCCTCATTACCTTCTCGATCTCGACGTCCAACGAACCGTTGAGAATTTTCTTGATAACGTTCCTGACTTCTGGTCGTCCAGCGAGTTCGCTGAGTCGATCAGAGACGGGCAGATTCTGTTTCTCGACACCAAGTTCTTTCTAGATTTATTTACCCGTTTCATGTACGAAGAAGACATGAACGATGTGTGGGACGCTGTGGAGGAGTTTATAGCTGAAGAGTCTTTCTCTTCTTTGACGCAGCATCTGCTTATCGCTCTCGAGGAGCGTGACTTGTGTCGGTTTCTTGAGTTGCTTGGTAGCTGCTTTGTTGATTCGAGGGTTGTGTCCTGGGATGTTGGGGATTCGTCTTCCTGGCTAGGGGCTGTTGTGTCGAGATATGGTGATGATGCGGAGTCTATTGATGAGCTGCTGCTGTTGAATTCGGTTATCAACCAAGGTCGTCAGCTAGTGCGGCTTGTGCGTGATGAGAGCGTGGATGGTGAGGGAGAGGTGTTGAAAGAAACTATTGCGGATGTCTACAGAGGTTTGGATAACGGTAGTGGCTTTTTTTCTTTGATCCTGAGAGAGCTTTCGAAGATGAAACACACGGAGGTGATTAGACTACTGGGGATGCTTTCTTGGACTGTTCAGTTCAGATTGTCGGAGGAGTGTCAGAGTCTTGATTCGTGGGAGTCTCTGTTTAGAGAAAATGGGATTGAGTTCCGCAGGTCGAGTGATCACTCGCTGCTAAGTGGTAACGGATTCTCTGAAGAAAGCGAGTCTGAGTCTGATGGTAGAAGCCGTGTTTTTAAAAAGAGGCGCAAgaaggggaagaagaagaaaagagataagaaaaagaagagagctattgatgaggaggaggatgaggatgatGTTCTCGTTGGTGATGAGCTTTTAGGTCTGAATCAAATAAGTCGAAGTTGGTTGCTATCTACTGATGGGTTTTCTGCAACATGGACCAGT GTGGATTTACCGGAACACATAGCGAGATACTGTTTGTCCAGATGGATGAAGTGGTTTCTAGCtagacaaaaaaagaaatga
- the LOC108854291 gene encoding LOW QUALITY PROTEIN: uncharacterized protein LOC108854291 (The sequence of the model RefSeq protein was modified relative to this genomic sequence to represent the inferred CDS: inserted 2 bases in 1 codon; deleted 1 base in 1 codon) produces the protein MATCIRKPESQLQTPRARSPLSENLSPSSTTFPRSPLSFISPHTLSPLKLSSASQLSPKLVTPTSLHADDDDDDDDEDMSICSSVSDTIGRGGVNELFSDYDLDDDDEVVRRCYYDEKEVFGPPKPSSKLNRGVLKDMNLRIQVPFANRRVTDGESRLRKLALANSTPGSSYLRDERPQHTLTSKGSVYWDATTEDIGTPSAPPIMDIGPEDNIVELEKEIEQIEDEICREAGLETNHFGDTVSQLYKDAEFIERXKCIGAFYFLFCGPVFMCLNVTMVWCSVRETQTEEAAQTKEISSDELNCNSISGQYAWQSLLAYDACVRLCLYAWSRGSSEAPEFLRDECRLLRGAFGLHKFLLQPRGVRSTEESRNVKVEQKTPLKSKNVVRKLRVEVKRLRLIPQRKLRGIDSLRSLMSTPMGAEYCRQVSSLVKTGMSSIKTATLSAVSEEQFSCYLQMKSASEGGQVEQGSSVCLQSGTGSYHVFFPEPEGDALLIEVQDKKKSVQGKVTISVASLTDNPNENVRWWPIYHGEQDCVGKIQLFLGSTTSSDEDCHIKSAPVVETLAYDLLLEAATRAQRFHAQNLRLNGSWKWLLSEFAEYYGVSDSYTKLRYLSHVMNVATPIKTCLQLVHELLVPILSARSDKSLTRQEKSILMDCEIEIEKLLAKVFENYKSLDENCPSGLADISGPVQESASTALAPAVQIFCLLHDILTPEGQEILKNYLKTAAKKRCRKHMAETDEYVSSNSEGFLLDSVTISTAYHKMKNLCLNISNEIETDIMITSEHVLPSSIDLSNIAAAVYSTQLCNRLRAFLSAVPPSCPQPHVNDLLVAVSDFERNLDSWGISPVQGGIDSRGLFHNYIMVWIHDMELRLLDRCKAEKVPWSGVITNHSTSPFAEDMYERIKDSLMEYEVVISRWPQYTLILENTASIVERAIVKSLEKQYSDILTPLKDSIPKRLNMHVQKLTRRQSTALYSVPTQMGTFVNTIKRILDVLHQRVEDILRQWASCLPVIEDKKSLFGEQMNVITVLLRTKYRNYMQAAVDKLVSNTQSNKTTRLKRILEEIRENEREVEVRERMKMLCSQITDSISNMHDVFTSQIFVASCRLFWDRMAQVVLKFLEGRKENEVGYKGSYYALGIVEDTFASEMQRLQGNSLQEKDMEAPRSVIEARSILSRDTTNHSSYFYV, from the exons ATGGCGACATGTATCAGAAAACCCGAATCGCAGCTTCAAACACCTCGCGCCAGATCTCCACTCTCCGAGAATCTCTCTCCATCATCCACCACCTTCCCTCGATCTCCTCTCTCCTTCATCTCTCCTCACACCTTATCTCCCTTGAAGCTGAGCTCCGCCTCTCAGTTATCTCCTAAGCTCGTAACTCCCACTTCTCTTCATGCTGATgacgatgacgacgacgacgacgaggaCATGAGTATTTGTTCATCGGTTTCTGACACCATAGGAAGAGGAGGAGTCAACGAATTATTCTCCGATTACGATCTCGACGATGATGACGAGGTTGTGAGGCGTTGTTACTACGACGAAAAAGAAGTTTTCGGGCCGCCGAAGCCCAGCTCGAAACTGAACAGAGGAGTGTTGAAGGATATGAATCTGAGAATCCAAGTTCCGTTTGCTAACAGAAGAGTCACTGACGGCGAATCAAGACTCCGGAAACTCGCCTTGGCCAATTCAACTCCCGGTAGCAGCTATCTCCGTGATGAGAGACCCCAGCATACTCTGACCTCCAAG GGTTCGGTGTATTGGGACGCTACTACTGAAGATATCGGAACCCCAAGTGCACCACCTATAATGGATATTGGACCAGAAGATAACATCGTGGAGTTGGAAAAGGAAATTGAGCAGATTGAAGATGAGATTTGCAGAGAAGCAGGTCTTGAGACTAATCATTTTGGCGATACTGTTTCTCAATTGTATAAAGATGCAGAGTTTATTGAAAG TAAATGCATTGGAGctttctattttttgttttgtggaCCAGTGTTTATGTGCTTG AATGTAACCATGGTTTGGTGCAGTGTGAGGGAGACTCAAACTGAGGAAGCTGCGCAGACGAAGGAGATCAGCTCTGATGAATTGAATTGCAATAGTATCAG CGGTCAATATGCTTGGCAAAGTCTTCTGGCATATGATGCTTGTGTAAGACTATGTTTGTATGCATGGTCAAGGGGTTCTTCTGAGGCACCTGAGTTTTTGCGTGATGAGTGTCGTCTTCTCCGAGGTGCATTTGG GTTGCATAAGTTTCTCTTGCAACCTCGGGGTGTTCGATCAACTGAAGAAAGCAGAAATGTGAAAGTAGAGCAAAAGACACCTTTGAAGTCTAAGAACGTGGTCAGAAAGTTGAGGGTGGAAG TAAAGAGACTCCGATTGATACCACAACGCAAACTAAGAGGCATAGACTCGCTGCGGAGTTTAATGAGCACCCCAATGGGGGCAGAGTATTGCCGGCAAGTTTCATCACTTGTTAAGACTGGGATGAGTTCTATCAAGACGGCTACACTTTCAGCAGTTTCAGAAG AACAATTCTCCTGCTACCTTCAAATGAAGAGCGCATCAGAAGGAGGTCAAGTTGAACAAGGATCTTCTGTTTGTTTGCAATCAGGAACTGGAAGTTATCATGTCTT CTTTCCCGAGCCTGAAGGCGACGCTCTTCTGATAGAAGTTCAAGATAAGAAGAAATCAGTTCAAGGAAAAGTAACAATCTCTGTGGCATCGCTAACTGACAATCCG AATGAAAACGTTAGATGGTGGCCAATATACCATGGTGAACAAGACTGTGTAGGCAAGATCCAGCTCTTCCTTGGTAGCACGACCTCATCTGATGAAGACTGTCACATAAAG AGTGCACCTGTTGTGGAGACACTAGCATACGATTTGCTACTAGAAGCTGCCACACGTGCCCAAAGATTTCATGCTCAAAACTTAAGACTGAATGGATCTTGGAAATGGTTGTTGAGCGAATTCGCAGAATACTATGGAGTTTCTGATTCATATACCAAGTTGAG ATATCTCTCACATGTAATGAATGTGGCAACTCCTATAAAAACCTGCTTACAACTTGTGCATGAGTTACTAGTGCCCATCCTAAGCGCTCGAAGTGACAAGAGCTTGACCAGGCAGGAG AAAAGTATCTTAATGGATTGTGAAATAGAGATAGAAAAACTCTTGGCAAAGGTTTTTGAGAACTACAAGTCCTTAGATGAAAACTGCCCTTCAGGGTTGGCAGACATATCTGGTCCAGTACAAGAGTCAGCTTCAACAGCTCTTGCTCCAGCTGTTCAGATTTTTTGCCTCCTTCATGATATACTGACTCCTGAAGGACAAGAAATTTTGAAGAATTACCTTAAG ACAGCAGCAAAGAAGAGGTGCCGGAAGCACATGGCTGAGACCGATGAGTATGTTTCCTCCAACTCTGAAGGTTTTCTTTTGGATTCCGTCACAATTTCTACAGCTTACCATAAAATGAAGAATCTCTGTCTAAACATAAGCAACGAAATAGAGACTGATATAATGATCACCAGTGAGCATGTACTCCCAAG CTCAATCGACCTATCAAACATAGCCGCCGCCGTGTACAGTACTCAGCTATGTAACCGGCTCAGAGCATTTCTCTCAGCAGTACCACCATCTTGTCCACAGCCTCATGTCAATGACCTTCTGGTAGCAGTTTCCGATTTTGAAAGGAACCTTGATTCATGGGGCATCAG tCCAGTACAGGGTGGTATAGACTCTAGGGGATTATTCCATAACTACATAATGGTTTGGATACATGATATGGAACTCAGGCTACTTGACCGATGCAAAGCAGAAAAG GTTCCTTGGTCTGGTGTAATAACAAACCACTCAACATCACCGTTTGCTGAAGACATGTATGAGAGAATAAAAGATTCTCTTATGGAGTATGAAGTGGTGATTAGTAGATGGCCACAATACACATTAATTTTGGAAAAC ACTGCCTCAATCGTAGAGAGAGCGATTGTTAAATCTCTTGAGAAACAATACAGTGATATATTGACTCCCTTGAAAGACAGCATTCCAAAGAGACTGAATATGCATGTTCAGAAGCTGACAAGAAGGCAATCAACAGCTCTGTACTCCGTTCCAACTCAA ATGGGAACTTTTGTCAACACCATAAAGAGAATTCTTGATGTTCTACATCAGAGAGTTGAGGATATTTTGAGACAATGGGCATCGTGTCTTCCTGTCATTGAGGATAAGAAGTCACTCTTTGGGGAGCAGATGAATGTGATCACAGTCTTGCTGAGAACAAAATACAGGAACTACATGCAGGCTGCGGTTGATAAACTTGTCAGCAAC ACACAATCAAACAAAACCACAAGGCTGAAGAGGATCTTAGAGGAGATAAGAGAAAACGAGAGAGAAGTCGAAGTGCGTGAACGTATGAAGATGTTATGCTCGCAAATCACAGACTCAATCTCAAACATGCACGATGTCTTCACAAGTCAGATATTTGTGGCGTCATGCCGTCTTTTCTGGGATAGAATGGCGCAGGTGGTGTTGAAGTTTCTTGAGGGAAGAAAGGAGAATGAAGTAGGCTACAAAGGCTCTTACTATGCTCTTGGA ATAGTGGAAGACACGTTCGCATCAGAGATGCAGAGGCTGCAAGGGAACTCGCTACAGGAAAAGGATATGGAGGCTCCTCGTTCGGTGATCGAGGCACGTTCCATTCTCTCTAGAGACACGACCAATCACTCTTCTTACTTCTATGTCTAG